A stretch of Henckelia pumila isolate YLH828 chromosome 4, ASM3356847v2, whole genome shotgun sequence DNA encodes these proteins:
- the LOC140861249 gene encoding transketolase, chloroplastic-like, producing the protein MNLVQETQSLILETNMAMASNPNPLLFPPKSTKQDTRAPPLSCKSNLLDHNKKATHLSADQSYKLQWKQELRRAYPSLEKEIESEDDEERFQELVDSRCVDNFRMLVVDSVQKAQAGHPGMALGMAEVGYFLYRHVLRYNPKDPAWFDRDRFVLSAGHGCLLQYVCLHLAGFQSVQIEDLKQLCKFGSNTPGHPENVLTDGIEVTTGPLGQGVANAVGLALAEAHLAARFNKPDIAIVDHRTYCIMGDGCAMEGISHEAASLAAHWGLYKLTLIYDDNGNTIDGSTSLAFSEDISLRFKALGWNTIYVDDTHGNMKSFKNALLEAHKEKQRPTFIRVKTLIGKLSKKEGTSKAHHGVFDEEDEKQMRQNVKWEDRDRFHVIPMIYREMQAQGDHGEALEKEWHSKLSCYKSKYPEEAAEFQVLLNGGLAPGWENSLPTWSTSDPLDATRGYSEKCLNHLAKVLPGLIGGSADLAFSNKVYLHDHGDFQLPGSPWGRNIRYGVREHAMAGISNGIALHGSGLIPFAGTFLVFSDYMKNSIRLSALSHAGVIYVMTHDSIGLGEDGPTHQPVEQLAGLRAIPRLLVFRPADGNETSGAYKVAVANRDVPSLIALSRQKVAAHVEGTDADAVASGGYIVSDNSGQDLPEIILIGTGSELCLCESSADVLRKEGRKVRVVSLVCWRLFDRQPVKYKEHVLPRRVTKRLSVEASYPLGWREYVGHEGSILGVEDFGASGAYLDTFKKFGFTEENITRIARDLLSK; encoded by the exons ATGAATCTTGTTCAAGAAACACAGAGTTTAATACTGGAAACCAACATGGCAATGGCTTCCAACCCCAATCCCCTCCTGTTCCCCCCGAAATCCACCAAGCAAGACACCAGAGCCCCGCCATTGTCGTGCAAAAGCAATCTCCTCGATCACAACAAGAAAGCTACCCATCTCTCCGCAGACCAAAGCTACAAGCTCCAATGGAAGCAGGAGCTCCGGAGAGCGTACCCGTCTCTGGAGAAAGAGATCGAATCAGAAGACGACGAAGAGAGGTTTCAGGAGCTCGTGGACAGCAGGTGCGTGGACAACTTCAGAATGCTGGTGGTTGACTCCGTGCAGAAGGCGCAAGCGGGGCACCCCGGAATGGCCTTGGGGATGGCGGAGGTTGGCTACTTTCTGTACAGGCATGTGCTCAGGTACAATCCCAAGGATCCCGCCTGGTTTGATAGGGATAGATTCGTTCTCAGTGCCGGCCATGGCTGTCTGCTTCAGTATGTTTGCCTTCATCTTGCTGGGTTTCAGTCTGTTCAG ATTGAAGACCTCAAACAACTGTGTAAATTTGGAAGTAATACGCCTGGCCATCCGGAGAATGTGTTGACTGATGGAATTGAAGTCACCACAG GGCCTCTAGGACAAGGAGTAGCAAACGCTGTTGGTCTAGCGCTCGCAGAAGCCCACTTAGCAGCCAGGTTCAACAAACCGGATATTGCAATCGTAGACCATCGAAC ATATTGCATCATGGGTGATGGCTGTGCTATGGAAGGAATTTCACATGAAGCTGCATCGCTTGCCGCACATTGGGGGCTTTATAAGCTCACATTAATTTATGATGATAATGGTAACACTATTGATGGTTCGACCAGCCTCGCGTTTTCTGAGGATATATCATTACGATTTAAGGCTCTGGGTTGGAATACGATATACGTAGATGATACTCATGGAAACATGAAATCCTTTAAAAATGCTCTGTTGGAAGCTCACAAGGAAAAACAGAGGCCAACTTTTATACGG GTGAAAACACTTATCGGAAAGTTGTCGAAAAAGGAAGGAACTTCAAAAGCGCACCACGGTGTCTTTGATGAAGAAGATGAGAAACAGATGAGGCAGAACGTTAAGTGGGAGGATCGAGACCGGTTCCACGTGATTCCTATGATCTATAG GGAAATGCAGGCCCAAGGTGATCATGGAGAAGCATTGGAAAAGGAGTGGCATTCTAAATTGAGTTGTTACAAAAGCAAGTACCCAGAAGAAGCAGCAGAGTTCCAGGTTCTTCTAAATGGAGGATTGGCGCCGGGTTGGGAAAATTCGTTGCCG ACATGGTCTACATCCGACCCACTTGATGCTACGCGAGGCTACTCCGAGAAGTGCTTGAACCATCTTGCAAAAGTTCTTCCAGGCTTAATCGGTGGAAGTGCAGATCTTGCTTTCTCTAACAAAGTCTATCTACACGACCACGGTGATTTTCAGCTACCTGGCTCTCCATGGGGTCGAAACATCAGATATGGCGTGAGGGAACATGCCATGGCCGGAATTTCAAATGGTATCGCATTGCATGGTAGCGGTTTGATTCCATTTGCGGGAACCTTCCTTGTATTCTCTGACTACATGAAGAACTCAATCAGGCTATCTGCCCTAAGTCATGCCGGAGTCATCTATGTAATGACTCATGACTCGATCGGGTTGGGAGAAGATGGGCCAACACACCAGCCGGTCGAGCAGCTCGCCGGCCTACGAGCTATTCCACGTCTTCTAGTTTTCCGCCCAGCGGATGGAAATGAAACCTCCGGGGCATACAAAGTTGCTGTTGCGAATCGAGACGTGCCTAGTCTCATTGCCTTGTCAAGGCAAAAAGTGGCGGCACATGTGGAAGGAACGGATGCTGATGCAGTTGCAAGTGGTGGTTATATAGTGAGCGACAACTCGGGGCAAGATTTGCCGGAAATCATATTGATCGGTACAGGATCCGAGTTATGCCTTTGTGAAAGTAGCGCGGATGTTTTGAGGAAAGAAGGGCGGAAGGTGAGAGTTGTTTCGCTTGTGTGTTGGAGGCTCTTTGACAGGCAGCCGGTCAAGTACAAAGAGCACGTCTTGCCGCGGAGGGTAACGAAGCGCCTTAGCGTGGAGGCGAGCTATCCCCTGGGATGGAGGGAGTATGTTGGACATGAAGGCTCGATTCTTGGTGTGGAGGACTTTGGTGCCAGTGGAGCTTATTTGGACACTTTTAAGAAGTTTGGCTTTACAGAAGAGAATATTACCAGGATTGCTCGGGATCTTCTGTCCAAATAA